From one Peptoniphilaceae bacterium AMB_02 genomic stretch:
- the pflB gene encoding formate C-acetyltransferase encodes MKQWDGFVSGNWCSQIDVRDFIVKNYVPYEGDESFLVGKSEKTQSLWNKVEEMINEEISSKTVKIETGTFSGINNFGPGYIDPENEVIFGLQTDAPLKRIINPYGGYRMVQSSLNAYGYEVDADMERYFNEFRKTHNQGVFDAYTQDMRKARTVGLLTGLPDAYGRGRIIGDYRRIALYGIDALKAEKQRDLNEIDGDALEDVIRLREEVSEQIRALDDICEMASSYGFDISKPAENALEAVQFLYFGYLAAIKENNGAAMSIGRNTAFIDIYIERDIKRGLLDEVGAQELVDQLIIKLRMARHLRTPEYDELFGGDPTWVTESIGGMGVDGRTMVTKTAYRFLHSLTNLGPAPEPNMTVLWSNSLPVAFKKYCSTMSIKTGAIQYENDDIMRPVYGDDYGIACCVSAMKIGKQMQFFGARANIAKALLYAINGGVDEVKKDKNGNPIRVLEGIEPIKDEILEFESVLDNYKKVLRKLSKLYVNTMNTIHYMHDKYAYERGQMALQDTVVHRFMAFGVAGISIVADSLSAIKYAKVRPIRDENGIAIDFEVEGDFPKYGNDDNRADDMAIAAVSKFLDYLKETPTYRGAEHTLSILTITSNVVYGKKTGNTPDGRKIGEPFAPGANPMHGRDTKGALASLNSVAKIPYECTCQDGISNTFTIVPDTLGKREEDRINNLVGIMDGYFNQKAFHLNVNVLDRELLKDAMLNPEKYPNLTIRVSGYAVHFHRLSKEQQLEVISRTFHETA; translated from the coding sequence ATGAAACAATGGGATGGATTTGTAAGTGGTAATTGGTGTAGTCAGATAGATGTTAGAGATTTTATCGTTAAAAACTATGTTCCATACGAGGGAGACGAGTCCTTTTTAGTCGGTAAATCGGAAAAGACTCAATCGCTTTGGAATAAGGTTGAAGAGATGATAAATGAAGAGATAAGCAGTAAGACTGTAAAAATTGAGACAGGGACTTTTTCAGGAATAAATAATTTCGGACCGGGTTATATTGATCCGGAAAATGAAGTTATCTTCGGACTTCAAACCGATGCTCCATTAAAGAGGATTATAAATCCATATGGAGGATACAGGATGGTTCAATCATCTTTGAATGCATACGGTTATGAAGTTGATGCCGATATGGAAAGGTATTTCAATGAATTTAGAAAAACTCATAATCAAGGGGTTTTCGATGCATATACTCAGGATATGCGTAAAGCCAGAACTGTCGGACTTTTGACCGGATTACCGGATGCTTACGGTAGGGGAAGGATTATCGGCGACTATAGAAGGATTGCCCTATACGGAATAGACGCTTTAAAAGCCGAAAAACAAAGGGATTTAAATGAAATCGACGGAGATGCATTAGAAGATGTCATAAGACTCAGAGAGGAAGTATCAGAGCAGATAAGAGCACTCGATGATATATGTGAAATGGCTTCATCTTATGGTTTTGATATATCAAAACCTGCAGAGAATGCGTTGGAGGCTGTTCAATTCTTATACTTCGGTTACCTTGCAGCTATAAAAGAAAATAATGGTGCAGCTATGAGTATCGGTAGAAATACGGCTTTTATAGACATCTATATCGAAAGGGATATCAAGAGAGGATTACTGGATGAAGTAGGAGCTCAGGAATTAGTAGATCAATTGATTATTAAACTTAGAATGGCTAGACACCTTAGAACTCCGGAGTACGATGAACTCTTTGGAGGGGATCCGACTTGGGTAACCGAGTCAATTGGTGGTATGGGCGTAGATGGAAGAACTATGGTCACTAAAACAGCTTATCGTTTCTTACATTCACTCACAAATCTTGGACCGGCTCCTGAGCCAAATATGACAGTTCTTTGGAGTAATTCACTTCCTGTTGCGTTTAAAAAATACTGTTCGACCATGAGTATTAAAACAGGAGCTATTCAGTATGAGAATGACGATATAATGAGACCTGTATATGGCGATGATTACGGAATTGCCTGCTGCGTGTCTGCTATGAAAATCGGAAAACAAATGCAATTCTTTGGAGCTAGAGCTAATATTGCAAAGGCACTACTCTATGCGATAAATGGTGGAGTTGATGAGGTTAAGAAAGATAAAAACGGTAATCCAATTCGTGTTCTTGAAGGTATAGAGCCTATTAAAGATGAAATTTTAGAATTTGAAAGTGTTTTAGATAATTATAAGAAGGTGCTTAGAAAACTTTCCAAACTCTATGTAAATACCATGAATACCATACATTATATGCATGATAAATACGCATATGAAAGAGGACAGATGGCATTACAGGATACTGTTGTTCATAGATTTATGGCATTTGGAGTTGCAGGAATTTCCATAGTTGCAGATTCACTTTCCGCTATAAAATACGCTAAAGTTCGCCCAATAAGAGATGAGAACGGAATTGCGATAGATTTTGAAGTAGAAGGAGATTTTCCAAAATACGGAAATGACGATAATAGAGCTGACGATATGGCGATTGCTGCTGTTTCTAAGTTCTTAGACTATCTAAAAGAGACTCCGACCTATAGAGGAGCTGAACATACTCTATCCATACTTACTATTACTTCAAATGTAGTTTATGGAAAGAAAACCGGAAACACTCCTGATGGTAGAAAAATAGGAGAACCTTTTGCGCCTGGTGCAAATCCAATGCATGGAAGAGATACTAAGGGAGCTCTTGCTTCATTAAACTCGGTAGCTAAAATTCCTTATGAATGTACCTGCCAAGACGGAATATCAAATACCTTTACAATAGTTCCGGATACTCTTGGTAAGAGAGAGGAAGATAGAATAAATAATCTTGTTGGTATTATGGACGGATATTTTAACCAAAAAGCTTTCCATTTAAATGTAAATGTGCTTGACAGAGAGCTTTTAAAAGATGCAATGCTAAATCCGGAAAAATATCCTAATCTAACAATTAGAGTATCAGGATATGCAGTTCATTTCCATAGATTAAGTAAAGAGCAGCAGTTGGAAGTTATAAGCAGAACCTTCCACGAAACAGCTTAA